The Candidatus Nitrosoglobus terrae genome segment TAGGTTTGCCCCGTTTATATGAGCTATCAAACTCAGTGCCGTTAATGAGCGTACCTTGATAATTAACCTCAACGGTATCATCAGCAGTAGGTATTTTACCGTTGCCCGGCTGAATAATTTTATATTGTAGCCCGCTAGGCAGTTCAACGACTCCTTCTTTTGCTTTATTTGCTTTAAGGTAGGATTCTCCAGCGACTTTATTATTGTCCGCTTGTTGAGTGTGTTGTTGCTGCTCTTTTTGTTGCATCGCCTGCATAACCTCTTTGGCTTGTTCTGGGGAGAGTCGGGCTAATTTTTTGTTTGATACATCATCGAGGGCAAGCATCAATGCTTTTTTATCTAGCTCTATGCCCTGCTGCTGCATAGTTTGGCCAAATTGATAGCCAATAATATAGCTCAGTTTCTGAGCATTTGTTTCAAGTTCATCGGCGGTAGCAAGATTTCCAGCGAGAAAAGGGATAAAAATGGCAGTTAGAAATGAAGCTCCTTTTGGCATATTGATTCCTTAAACTAATAAGAATTAGAGGATCCTATCAACATATTGAAAGGATCAGTATATTTTTGCCGAAAAGCAAAAATTTTCTAAAAATAGCACTTTTTTAGGCTTCAACTCAAACTGAATCAGTTCATCCTGCAAAATAGGAAACTCAAAACCTCAGTGATGCTATTTTTCTGCTGTAGTATTTAGTGATATGTGTTGATGATAAGAAGAGTGATTTTTAAATAATATGTCATTTAAAGCACTGTTAATCACAAATTACGTCAAATCATGTAAATATTTTATAATTTTTAATTAAATTATATCTAATTTATTGTTTTTATTATAAAAATAAAAATGGAATGATTATTGCTGGGTTATAAGCTGTAATTTAGTGAAATTTTACTCTTAATATATAAAGATAAGGAGAAGTTGTTTTGATAAAAAAAATAATTACGCTAGCGTTTATGCTCTCTGTTTTATATAGTGCAAGCCCGTTAGTGTTGGCCCATACCACGATTAAAGATCGGGCACAGGAAGGGGTGGATTTGTATACGGCTGATGTCATCGCCCATGGCTGTTCGGGGGGTACTAAAGAAATGCTTAATGTTATCGGCCAATCGGTAGTATTTCCTAACGGCCCTAATGACATTGTCACGCGCTCTGATACAGGGGGAACGCTTAGCTTAGGGAGTGTGATAGTTGGCGGTAAGTATTCACATGGTGTGATTAACCCTGTACCTATTCAAAACAAAAATGTTTTTGACACGATGGTACCGATAGCAGATCAAACTCAAGTAGTAAGGGCACTTCATTATACTGATGGCGATCTGCCAGAAACCCCAGTGCTGGTAAATGGAATTATCCCTTTCAAGTTTAGTGGGGTGACTTTTGTGCCAAGCTCTTGTGCCACTCAGCTTAATGTACAGATTGCAATAGCAGACTGGTGCACACAAGGGACAGGATCACGGCGAGCCAATGTGTGGATAGGGAAAGCAACCCCGATGTTTCCTGCAAGCGGTCCAGCAGGAGAAGCCATAGCCGCAAATTTTTGGCCGGTTTTGATTGTGAATCGGAATTTAACCACTAACCCTCTGCCCCCAAATTGTGGCAAGGGTTATCAAGTCACAGTAGAGCCTTCGGCTGATGCGATAGATGAATATCTGCCGCTTCCAGGCTTTAATCCTTAATAGGTAATATGCTGCCTAAGGCTCATTTAATGAGCTTTGGGCTGTATCTAAATAAGGGATAGTAAAAGTAGTCTCTAATTTAATACGTCATTTGGCGTATTTTTAATAATAAATTACGCCAAATGACATAAATATTTTATGATTTTTAATCTAATTACATTTAATCTATTGTTTTTATTATTAAAATAAAGATGGAATGATTATTGCTTAATAATCTTAGTAAGATTTTACTCTTATGGACAGCAGATAGGAGGGAAGAGCTGTGATGAAAATAATTACGCTAGCGTTTATGCTCACTGCTTTATATAGTGCAAGCCCGTTAGTATTAGCCCATACCACGATTAAAGATCAGGCGCAGGAGGGGGTGGATTTGTATACGGCTGATGTGATTGCCCATGGCTGTGTGAGTGGGGTTAAACCTTTCCTTCCTGTGATTGCTGAGTCACTGGCTTTCCCTAATGGTCCTAATGATATCTATACCCGTGCTGATACGGGTGCGGCAATTAGCTTAGGGGATGTGCTTGTGGGTGCTGACATTTCCCATGGCGTAATCGATCCAACAGCGCTTCAATATCGGGATGTTTTTGATAAAACTGCGCTAATGACAGATAATTCAATGAGTAATGAATTAGCAGATGATGCGCCTATCAGTGGAGTGATTCGGGGGATTCATTACACTAACAGCGACAATGACCGTCAGGGCACTAACGAGCAGCTACAGGTAGATCTACAGGGCGTGATACCCTTTAAGTTTCCTGGCGTGGAATTTGTGTCAAGCTCTTGTGCCACTCAGCTTAATGTACAGATTGCAATAGCGGATTGGTGTACACAAGAGGGAGGATCACGGCGAGCCAATGTGTGGATAGGGAAAGCAACCCCGATGTTTCCTGCAAGCGGTCCAGCAGGAGAAGCCATAGCCGCAAATTTTTGGCCGGTTTTGATTGTGAATCGGAATTTAACCACTAACCCTCTGCCCTCAAATTGTGGCAAGGGTTTTACAGCTATAGCAGAACCTTCAGCTGATACGATTGATCAATTTTTGCCTATTCCAGGTTTTCAGCCTTAATGCGTTATTTTAAAAAATGAAGATTAGGCTAGGCTAGCAACGATAAGATTTGTAGGAACTTTGATTTTTCTAATCATTGGAGATTGATATGTCTTCAGGTCGATTTTCGTTACTGACTGGAATATTTTTGATCTATTCGATGGTCTGTTTTGGCGAGATTTCTAATAACTCGGAAAAACAAGGAAACGCAGCGCCCGCAAATAATGGTAATTTGCACCTAGAAGTCAAGGAAGCGCCGATAGATCAGGTCTTTAAAATTATTGAAAGTCAAGCAGGAATCCAATTACATGTTTCATCGGTGCCGCAAAAGCTAGTCACCGCAACCTGCACCGGTACCGCCTTAGAGGTGCTTAAGTGTGCGTTGGGCAACGATGTTAATCTAATCTATCAGTATTCGGATAATGCCACGGATAACTCGCTGCCACAACTGGCAACCGTGTGGGTACTAGGTGCAAGCTCATCGAATCCACAGCAACTTTCGAAGGATAGCTCTCACGCTTCATCTGTTTGTAGTCCAATGGATCAGAATGAACAGCGAAAAACACCTCCACTGGGTAAATTAGCCCTATCGGCCAAGGAAATTGAAGGTCTTTTTAAGCTTTCCCAATCGGATAAGCCAGCAGATCGGAAAGAAGCTTTATCTCGCCTCGCCCTAGTAGATCAAGCGGATGATGGTGATATCAGAGAAATTATGAAAGGAGCTTTACAGGATCAAAGCGTCAGGGTAAGGGAGCAGGCAATTTCTGGGTTAGCACGGCGCAATAGTCCGGATATTGAATCTGTATTAAATACTGCTTTGCAGGATAGGGATTCGAATGTACGCTTGATGGCGGTGAGTAATGCCGGGGAAAATGTTTATGTGTTGCAATCAGCCCTTAACGATAGGAATTCAGATGTACGTGCTTTAGCAAGGATGAAGCTTAATCAAATTTCAGCAATGAGTGCAGATCAGTGACGGTATAAAATTTCTTAACAAAGCCTTCAAAAGAGGAGGTTATCATGAATGAGATAGCACTAAAGGGTAAGCAAAGAGTTGTATTAATAGTCATAGCATTGGGATGGAGCATTAACGTATTCGCCCATAATCAAATTGGTACTTTAGGTGATCCGGCCAGTGCCACTGACTTTTACATGGTCCAGTGTTCTACTGATTCAGGGGGTGTAACGGGTCGATTGTATACTCAGATACTGGATGGGACTACAACTGCAGGAGGCGGTAAGATAAGTGTGGTTTCGGAATTCAATGGTGACAATATTATTGATGCCACGACCGCTTCTGCTCCGGTAAGAGATGGCCAAAATGGCCCCGCCTCTATCTTGCCCGGTGCAGATGGGATTTTTCTGATGTTTGTCCATAAGCTTAAGGAGGGGGTGAAAGATTATAATGTAACTTATCATTGCCAGTCCAGCGAGGGCGTCCATACGGGTACCTCAATACAAACCATACAAGATCAATAGCGATCACCTATTTTAAGTTAGCTAATTAATATTTTTTATAATGAGAAATAAGCAAATAATTGTATTCATAATAGCGGCACTGAAATTCAATGCTAATGCAGTAGCTCATGATCAAGTGGGATCTTTAGGCGAGGATGCTAGTGCAACTGATTATTATTTAGTCATGTGCTCTACCAGCCCTGGCGGGGAAACTGGCCTGCTGAGAACGCAGATACTCGATGCGACCACGACTGCGGGGGGCGGTAAAATAAGCGTAGTTTCCCAGTTCCAAAATGAAACTATGATTAAGGCAGCTACCGCTTCTGATCCAAATAGATTAGATGATCAACCGGGGCCAGCAGCTATTTTGCCTGGCGCTAATGGGGCTTTTAACGTGTTTGTGCATAAGCTGAAAGAAGGGCCTAAAAACTATCAGCTTACCTATCATTGTATGACGAGCGAAGGCAGCCATACGGGCACCTCATTGACTACCATACAGGATCAGTAAGTATTCAGTATAGGGATGATAAAACTAAATTTTGGCGTAATCGTATCTCGTTATTATTTAGGGAAATATCATGAATAAATTAAGATTAATTGTTATTAGCGGCTTGTTAATGATTTCGCAAGGAGTTTTTGCGGCTGGGGTTAATCAGGAAGATCTTGATTGTGTATTAACTAAATTTGATACCTCGGATCAGATAATACTCAGCCAATTACGAGGGAAAGTAGTTTATGTAGATTTTTGGGCCTCTTGGTGTTCTCCTTGCGCTAAATCATTTCCGTTTTTAAATGAGCTACAGCACGAATTTGGCGATCGTGGATTACAGATCGTTGGGGTTAATTTGGATGAAAAACGGGGAGATGCACAAGAATTTTTAGGTAAAATCCCGGCTCATTTTCAGATAGCAGCCGATCCGGGTCAGAAATGCGCTAAATCGTTTGGTCTTAAAGGCATGCCTTCTTGTTTTTTGGTGGATAAAAACGGGGCGATTCATCATGCTCATTTAGGATTTAGATCTTCAGATGCTAAGGAGTTGCGAGCAAAAATAGAACAGATGTTAGAAGAGGAAGCTTCTGAGAGCTAGGTTGATGGATTCTAATCTGTATAGATAGACATATTAATCAGTTCTGTATTAATAAAGTACAAGGATGTACTTCATTCGAAAAGCTGAGGGATTGAAAAACGCAGTAGTGCGTTGAGCACCAGCAGCTAAATCTAGGATCGTTCCATAGAAAGATTTGCCTTTGCTGTAGGAGATTTGCTATTGCCCTAAATATTGATAGCAATCATTGCCCTATAGCGCTCAATATAGTTGAAAATATTTTGTTATGTATAGCTAGCTCGGTATGAGCAGAAATTAAAGTTATGGATATGGTAAAACACGGCCGAGTGATACAAATAGCACGAGTAAAAATAGCATTATTATTTGCTTTACTGGTATGGGTATCGGGTTGTACGGTGGCTCCATGGGAGCGAGGTAATCTTGCTAAGCCCGAAATGGTATCAAATCCCTATCCCACCCAGAATGTTCTGCGCGGCCATGTAACTAGTGCCCGTGAGGCGGCTGGAGCGCCTAGCGCGAGTACTATGGGAGGAGCCTGTGGCTGTTATTAAACCGATTTCTGTAGTCAAACGGTTTAATCGCCAGGGGAGTTCCTCTTTATTAGCGTTAACCTCGGCGGCGCTGGCTTTACCTGGGTTAATCATACCCTCAGCGCAGGCTGAGCCTGATATTGATGAAGGACCATTTGATCTTGCTCAGGATAATAGTATCTTCTCCAGCGTTGAGGGGGGGCGATTTGGCTTTCAATATGGCCGTTATCAGGAAGGCGGAGGTAATCTGAATGCGTTTAGACCGCAAGCAAATACTGTTCGAGCAGATACCTTGCACGCTTTTGGGGAAATCGACCTTACGGATCGGCTCACATTCCGCGGTAATTTTATCCAAGATACTTGGTCAGGAGCGACTTCCATTTCAACTGCACCCGCAGCGTTGACCCGATTTAATCCAAATGCCGAAACGGGTGCCTCAGCTTTTACCAATCTTCGGGGCGGGGTGGTTAATTTTAATACAGAAACTGGCCAAGGCCTAGCACTTATTCCTGGCACTGATAAGACGATATTGACTAACCAAGTCGTACATATGATGGCGGTAGCTTCACCTGAAACCCGTAAACAGGGGGATTTTGGGCTTACCCATGAATGGGATGATTCTACTTTAGAGTTTGGAGGCGGTATTTCCCAAGAAAGAGACTTTGATTCCATGTATTTTCGCCTGCGTGGAACTGCGGATTTTAATCAGAAGCTCACTACCCTAACTTGGGGGGTAAACTATGCGAACAATGCTATCACCGTGCAGCGCTATCCATTTAGGTTGAACTCAGCAGCAGTTGATTTAGTAACGTTATCTAATCCAGATTTTCCAGATTGGTCGCCCACAGTCAATACTACCCGAAATGATTATTCTATCAATCTTGGTGTTAATCAGGTTTTAGATAAAGATTCGATATTCACGGCACAATTTATTTATACGAATAATTCTGGCTATCAGTCAGATCCTTATAAGGAAGCGGTATTTGTAGTTCCGTTGGATACGCCCGGGCAAGCATGGTCTTATGATCGTTATGATAAACGGCCTAATGAACGTAATCAGTTTACTTGGGCGTTGGGCTATTCTCGTTATTTTGACAAGGTCAATGG includes the following:
- a CDS encoding TlpA family protein disulfide reductase; the protein is MNKLRLIVISGLLMISQGVFAAGVNQEDLDCVLTKFDTSDQIILSQLRGKVVYVDFWASWCSPCAKSFPFLNELQHEFGDRGLQIVGVNLDEKRGDAQEFLGKIPAHFQIAADPGQKCAKSFGLKGMPSCFLVDKNGAIHHAHLGFRSSDAKELRAKIEQMLEEEASES
- a CDS encoding FKBP-type peptidyl-prolyl cis-trans isomerase, producing the protein MPKGASFLTAIFIPFLAGNLATADELETNAQKLSYIIGYQFGQTMQQQGIELDKKALMLALDDVSNKKLARLSPEQAKEVMQAMQQKEQQQHTQQADNNKVAGESYLKANKAKEGVVELPSGLQYKIIQPGNGKIPTADDTVEVNYQGTLINGTEFDSSYKRGKPITFKVSNVIPGWQEALKLMPVGSKWELAIPPKLAYGEQGAGHVIGPNETLLFNIELLNIK
- a CDS encoding HEAT repeat domain-containing protein; this translates as MSSGRFSLLTGIFLIYSMVCFGEISNNSEKQGNAAPANNGNLHLEVKEAPIDQVFKIIESQAGIQLHVSSVPQKLVTATCTGTALEVLKCALGNDVNLIYQYSDNATDNSLPQLATVWVLGASSSNPQQLSKDSSHASSVCSPMDQNEQRKTPPLGKLALSAKEIEGLFKLSQSDKPADRKEALSRLALVDQADDGDIREIMKGALQDQSVRVREQAISGLARRNSPDIESVLNTALQDRDSNVRLMAVSNAGENVYVLQSALNDRNSDVRALARMKLNQISAMSADQ
- a CDS encoding DUF4266 domain-containing protein, which produces MDMVKHGRVIQIARVKIALLFALLVWVSGCTVAPWERGNLAKPEMVSNPYPTQNVLRGHVTSAREAAGAPSASTMGGACGCY